One window of the Microvirga mediterraneensis genome contains the following:
- a CDS encoding HpcH/HpaI aldolase/citrate lyase family protein, with product MRSLLFVPGDSLRKLEKGLGSGADVLLIDLEDSVALDAKEEARRITAAFLAEQRQEARRPRLFVRVNGLTTGLIDEDLDDVMKSAPDGIVLPKTVGGPDVAHLGAKLAVREAEFGLDDGGTRILAIATENAAGVFALGTFAGASHRLMGLTWGGEDLSADLGAEANRTHDGVYTDPYRLARSLTLFGAAAAGIDAIDSVFTNFRDMDGLEAECLTARRDGFVAKMAIHPAQVPVINEAFTPSAEAIERAQSVIEAFKAHPGAGVVGVNGEMLDRPHLLRAERLLRRAGRVA from the coding sequence ATGCGCTCATTGCTTTTCGTGCCGGGTGACAGCCTAAGGAAGCTCGAGAAGGGCTTGGGTTCGGGAGCCGACGTGCTCCTCATCGACCTGGAGGACTCGGTTGCACTCGATGCCAAGGAGGAGGCCCGGCGCATCACGGCCGCCTTTCTTGCCGAGCAGCGGCAGGAAGCACGACGTCCCCGCCTCTTCGTGCGCGTCAACGGACTGACCACGGGCCTCATCGACGAGGATCTCGACGACGTCATGAAGTCCGCGCCCGATGGGATCGTTCTACCCAAGACGGTCGGAGGCCCGGACGTCGCGCATCTCGGTGCGAAGCTGGCGGTGCGCGAAGCGGAATTCGGCCTGGATGACGGGGGCACGCGCATCCTCGCCATCGCCACGGAGAATGCCGCCGGCGTGTTTGCGCTCGGCACCTTCGCAGGCGCGAGTCACCGGCTCATGGGCCTGACCTGGGGCGGCGAGGACCTGTCGGCCGATCTCGGCGCCGAGGCCAATCGCACGCATGACGGCGTCTATACGGACCCATACCGACTCGCCCGCTCGCTCACCCTTTTCGGGGCTGCGGCGGCAGGCATCGACGCGATCGATTCCGTGTTCACCAATTTCCGCGACATGGACGGCCTTGAAGCCGAATGCCTGACGGCCCGGCGGGATGGCTTCGTCGCCAAGATGGCGATCCATCCGGCTCAGGTGCCGGTGATCAACGAGGCTTTTACACCATCCGCCGAAGCCATCGAGCGAGCGCAGTCCGTGATAGAGGCCTTCAAGGCCCATCCGGGAGCGGGCGTCGTGGGGGTCAACGGCGAAATGCTAGACCGGCCGCACCTCCTGCGTGCCGAGCGCCTTCTGAGGCGCGCGGGCCGGGTTGCGTAA
- a CDS encoding MaoC family dehydratase, with product MSDESRHPRGGLYFEDFVVGTTIRHRLTRTVTQMDNMLFSNMTLNPQPLHIDAHFCATETEWGKPLMNSLFTLGLLIGISVNDTTVGTTIANLGMTDVKFPAPLFEGDTINATTEIVAKRESKSRADAGIVDFIHRAYKQDGTLVAECRRQAFMRKRNA from the coding sequence ATGAGCGATGAGAGCAGACACCCGAGGGGTGGCCTTTATTTCGAGGACTTCGTCGTCGGAACGACCATCAGGCACCGTCTCACGAGAACGGTGACGCAGATGGACAACATGCTGTTCTCCAACATGACCCTGAACCCGCAGCCGCTCCACATCGACGCGCATTTCTGCGCCACCGAGACGGAATGGGGTAAGCCGCTCATGAACTCCCTGTTCACGCTCGGCCTCCTGATCGGGATCTCCGTCAACGACACAACGGTGGGCACGACCATCGCCAATCTCGGCATGACGGACGTGAAGTTCCCCGCGCCCCTGTTCGAAGGCGATACCATCAATGCGACGACGGAGATCGTCGCCAAGCGCGAGTCGAAATCGCGCGCCGATGCAGGCATCGTCGACTTCATTCACCGTGCCTACAAGCAGGACGGGACGCTCGTGGCCGAATGCCGCCGGCAGGCTTTCATGCGCAAGAGGAATGCGTGA
- a CDS encoding NAD kinase, producing the protein MARRFNNIAFVASEAPDAQSALKTLQALYTNVVPEEADVIVALGGDGLMLQSLHRFMGTSKPIYGMNKGTVGFLMNDYREEDLFERLEEAERSVVHPLLMVAWDVHGVAHTARAINEVAMFRQTYQAGKLRISVDSHVRIAELIADGILVATPAGSTAYNLSVGGTILPLNAPLLALTPISAFRPRRWRGALLPDYAKIQIEVLEAENRPVSAVADHTEFRNVSHVHVSMDRSVDLVMLHDPGHSLDERILREQFGY; encoded by the coding sequence ATGGCCCGCCGTTTCAACAATATCGCATTCGTCGCCAGCGAGGCGCCCGACGCTCAAAGCGCGCTGAAGACCCTGCAGGCCCTGTATACCAACGTCGTTCCCGAGGAGGCCGATGTTATCGTGGCCCTCGGCGGCGACGGGCTGATGCTGCAGAGCCTCCATAGGTTCATGGGCACCTCCAAGCCCATCTACGGCATGAACAAAGGCACAGTCGGCTTCCTGATGAACGATTATCGGGAAGAAGACCTGTTCGAGCGGCTCGAAGAGGCAGAGCGCAGCGTTGTTCACCCCCTGCTGATGGTAGCCTGGGACGTGCATGGGGTCGCTCACACGGCGCGGGCCATCAACGAGGTCGCCATGTTCCGGCAGACCTATCAGGCCGGCAAGCTTCGCATCAGCGTCGATTCCCACGTCCGCATCGCCGAACTGATCGCCGACGGCATCCTGGTTGCGACTCCGGCCGGTTCGACGGCCTATAATCTCTCGGTCGGCGGAACAATCCTGCCGCTCAATGCGCCCCTCTTGGCCCTGACGCCGATCTCTGCCTTTCGCCCTCGGCGCTGGCGCGGTGCGCTCCTGCCGGACTACGCCAAGATTCAGATCGAAGTTCTGGAAGCCGAGAACCGCCCCGTCAGTGCGGTGGCCGACCACACGGAATTCCGCAATGTTTCCCATGTGCATGTATCCATGGACCGCAGCGTCGACCTGGTGATGCTCCACGATCCCGGCCACAGCCTGGACGAACGGATCCTGCGGGAGCAATTCGGCTATTGA
- the cutA gene encoding divalent-cation tolerance protein CutA yields the protein MDRPLLVYTTFPDVDIALSTGEGLVRDQLIACINVLPGMRSVYAWKGGIERGQEAVAILKTVRGLQDQVHRALKERHPYETPVILFIEPTGADAATLEWLIGETSVDRR from the coding sequence ATGGATCGCCCACTTCTCGTCTATACGACCTTTCCCGATGTGGACATCGCCCTGTCGACAGGCGAAGGACTCGTCCGGGATCAACTGATCGCCTGCATCAATGTTCTGCCGGGGATGCGATCCGTCTATGCATGGAAGGGCGGCATCGAACGGGGGCAGGAGGCGGTCGCCATCCTGAAGACCGTCAGGGGCCTTCAGGATCAGGTCCATCGCGCGCTCAAGGAGCGACATCCATACGAGACGCCGGTCATCCTCTTCATCGAGCCGACCGGCGCGGATGCCGCCACCTTGGAGTGGCTGATCGGGGAAACGTCCGTGGATCGCCGTTAA
- a CDS encoding MBL fold metallo-hydrolase codes for MTLTRRTILAGTALAAAPFSGPALAQSTSPASTPGAGPRQAPGFYRYKVGDIEVTAINDGVAPRPLEGFIRNADLPAVQQAAREAFLPQDTIQNTFTTLVLNNGGRLTLIDTGNGDSGAPTTGRWMANFRAAGFDPAQVNTVVISHFHGDHINGLRLKDGTAVFPNAEVMVPAAEWAFWMDDARMNQAPEGARGGFQGARRVFGPIARDVKQYETDKEVVPGLTSIAAPGHTPGHTAYMLSSGSGRLLILSDTANHPALFVRNPDWSAIFDMDADQARATRRKMLDRAASERAQVAFYHAPFPATGHIAKEGNGFRFVPVQWSPAV; via the coding sequence ATGACACTCACACGCCGTACCATTCTCGCCGGCACCGCCCTCGCGGCCGCTCCCTTCTCAGGACCAGCCCTGGCTCAGTCCACCTCCCCCGCCTCGACCCCGGGGGCCGGGCCCCGTCAGGCCCCCGGCTTCTATCGCTACAAGGTCGGTGACATCGAGGTGACGGCCATCAATGACGGTGTCGCGCCGCGCCCTCTCGAAGGTTTCATCCGCAACGCGGACCTCCCGGCCGTTCAGCAGGCGGCCCGCGAGGCATTCCTGCCGCAGGACACGATCCAGAACACGTTCACGACCCTTGTCCTGAACAATGGCGGCCGCCTGACCTTGATCGATACGGGCAACGGGGATTCAGGGGCCCCGACCACAGGCCGCTGGATGGCGAACTTCCGCGCGGCCGGGTTCGATCCCGCCCAGGTGAACACTGTCGTCATCAGCCACTTCCATGGCGATCACATCAACGGGCTGCGCCTGAAAGACGGCACGGCAGTGTTCCCGAACGCCGAGGTCATGGTGCCGGCAGCCGAATGGGCCTTCTGGATGGATGATGCCCGCATGAACCAGGCTCCGGAAGGCGCAAGGGGCGGCTTCCAGGGCGCCCGGCGCGTCTTCGGCCCCATTGCCAGGGACGTGAAGCAATACGAGACGGACAAGGAGGTCGTGCCTGGACTGACGAGCATCGCCGCTCCCGGTCACACCCCGGGCCATACGGCCTACATGCTCTCCTCAGGCTCGGGCCGGCTGCTGATCCTGTCGGACACGGCGAACCACCCCGCGCTCTTCGTCCGCAACCCGGACTGGTCAGCCATTTTCGACATGGATGCGGACCAAGCGCGCGCCACCCGCCGCAAGATGCTCGACAGGGCCGCTTCCGAGCGGGCGCAGGTCGCGTTCTATCACGCACCTTTCCCGGCCACGGGCCACATCGCGAAGGAAGGCAACGGCTTCCGCTTCGTGCCTGTGCAGTGGAGCCCTGCCGTTTAA
- a CDS encoding TrmH family RNA methyltransferase — MPIPVSDPDDPRIEAYRAVRERDLAGREHRFVAEGEVVLRVLSKQFRFRIESLLLAESRLESLRDILDGLSPEIPVYTANRTVMDAIVGFPIHRGILAVAHRAPLPPVEELLARMPENALVVGLVSLANHDNVGGIFRNAAAFGAEAVLLDRETCDPLYRKAIRVSVGGALVVPYTRAASADAMVKALQAASFDVMALSPSGKEILSQVRPSRRTALLLGAEGPGLPPALLAQTRTVSIPMSGGFDSLNVATTSGIALHHLASAAARPAL, encoded by the coding sequence ATGCCGATTCCTGTTTCAGACCCTGACGACCCGCGGATCGAAGCCTATCGGGCCGTTCGAGAGCGTGACCTCGCCGGGCGGGAGCACCGTTTCGTTGCGGAAGGAGAAGTCGTCCTCAGGGTTCTCTCGAAGCAGTTCCGCTTCAGGATCGAATCGCTTCTGCTGGCGGAAAGCCGGCTCGAATCTCTGAGAGATATCCTGGACGGGCTTTCGCCTGAAATCCCGGTCTATACTGCGAACAGAACCGTGATGGATGCCATCGTGGGTTTTCCGATCCACAGGGGCATCCTGGCCGTCGCTCACAGGGCTCCCCTGCCGCCGGTCGAGGAATTGCTCGCGCGGATGCCCGAAAATGCGCTGGTCGTCGGACTGGTCAGCCTGGCGAACCATGACAATGTCGGAGGCATTTTCCGCAATGCGGCAGCTTTCGGAGCCGAAGCGGTTCTGCTCGACCGGGAGACCTGCGATCCGCTTTATCGCAAGGCTATCCGCGTTTCGGTCGGGGGAGCGCTGGTGGTGCCCTACACGCGAGCAGCGTCCGCCGATGCCATGGTGAAGGCCCTTCAGGCGGCCTCCTTCGACGTGATGGCCCTGTCCCCATCGGGCAAAGAGATCCTCTCGCAGGTCCGGCCTTCGCGGCGGACGGCCCTGCTCCTCGGGGCGGAAGGCCCCGGCCTCCCACCGGCGCTTCTCGCCCAAACCCGCACCGTCTCCATCCCCATGAGCGGCGGGTTCGATTCGCTGAACGTGGCGACAACCAGCGGGATTGCCCTGCACCACCTGGCAAGCGCCGCGGCCCGTCCTGCTCTCTGA